The genomic window CCAACCGCATCATCACCGCGGTCGCCGCCGCTCCCTCCAGTCCCTGCTCGTCGATCCGCAACACGGCCTGGTGCAACACCTCGGACACCTTCAGCCGGTCGTCGTCGGTGAGGCCACCGAGGTCGGCCCGTGCGGTGAACATGGTGCGTACCCCGAGCGCCTGCAGCGCCGCGGTCATCGCGGAACGCACGTCCAGCCGGAACCTCGGCAGGGCCAGGTTCACCATGGCCCGCCCCTGGCCGTCCAGCAGTTCCCGCAACGTTGTCGCGGTCAGCTCGGCCTCCTGCTCGGCCAGGTCGCGGTCCGGAAGCAGGACGGCGGCCTGCAAGCCACCGGCCACCGGCAGGGTGACCACCTGCCAACCCCCCGCGGCCGTGTAGCCCAGCCAGTCGGAGTGATGCATGGTGGGCACCCCGCGGGTGCCGTCCGGGGTGTGGAAGTCCTCCTCCCGCGTCTCCGACTCCGGGAAGGGCAAGGTCCATGCGGCGCGCAGGTACAGCGCGTTGACGATCCCGGCCGCGGTGTCCTCGCCCACCGAGCCCGGCTCGAGCAGCTCCGGGATCAGCTGGTGGGTCGCCTCGGCGACATCGGCGTTGATCATGCGCCGGGCCCCCTCGGGGTCGGCGACGAACGGGGCCGTCTTCAGCGCACCGGAGGGCCAGCCGGCCAACTCGTCGAGGAACTCCGGCTTGACGGGCAGCTGGTCCCAGGCCCACAGGGTGTTCGACACCGCGAGCACGGGCTTGTCCTCCTGCTCCTCGCCGGCCGCGGCGAGCACGGCCGCCCGCCGCAACAGCTCGGCATGGGCCTCCAGGTCCGCACCGTGTCCGGCGAGCAACCCGGTCAGCTCGGTGGCCGTCTCACCCCGTGCCGCCCTGCTGGCCAGGCCGAGCGCGCTGGCCGTGGAGTACGGCGAGTAGCAGGAGTCACCGCCGTGCGTCGCGAGGACCTCGTGCAGGGTCAGTGCGAACCTCAGATGAGCCAGCTCACTCGCTCTGTCAGCCATTCCCCGACGCTACCGTGAGATCCATCTCCCGGGATCGCCGGCAGGGCAGGACGGAAGAGGATCCGCGGGCTCGCGTGCCGCCACGGTCGGCGCCGGGAGGCCCACGTGCCGCGTATCGAGCTGGGCAACGACGGACCGGGGCCGAGCCCGCTGCCCCGCGGGGAACGCGAGCCGATCGCGACGCGGGTGCCGGAAGGCGACGAGCGCCGGTTCTGCGCCGGAGCGCACGCCGCGGTGGCGAACGCCCAACTCGGACCCGGGTGTCTCCGCCAAGCCGGCGGCACTGCTGGAGATCGCGGACCGGGTACGGGAGTCCGGCCGCGCGGTGGCCGCTACGTCGACGGCTCGGCACGGTCACGCCGGAGAACCCCACGGACTTCGCGGTACACGCCGAGCAGGTCGTCGCGCACGGTTACGGTGGGCGCCGAGAGCAGGATCAACTCTGGCCGTGCCGGCCGGTGTGCCACTCGTGCCAGGCCTGCGCCTGGGCATCGGTGAGCGCGGCGACCTGGTCGACCACCACGCGCAGCCGGGCCGGATCGTCACCTGCCGCGTGCCAGGCGGGGTGGAAGGCCGGGTCCAGCGACTCGGGAGCCCGCCGGGACAGCAGGTCGACCAGCTCGGCCAGCACCCGGCGCTGCTCGTACTGCATGGCCAGCCGCCGCTGGTCGCTCATCACGTACCGCAGGGCCAGCGCCTTCAGTAGGGCCACCTCCGCCTCGACCTGCTCGGGCACCCGCAGATCGGCGGCATAGCGGCAGAGCGGCCCCTCACCGTGGGCCTGCCGGGTACCGGTGACCGCGGCGGAGGCGAACCGGCCCACCAGTTCGCTGGTCAGTCGTTTCAGCGCGACCTGCGCGGCCAGCGACGAGTCATATCCCGGGCCGGCCAGCGCGGACACCACCGGCAGCCGCAGCAACTCCAGCGCCGCATCCTCCAATGTGGACAGAGGCTTGGCGGAGAAATGTTTCGCGGCCAGCTCGGCGACGGCGGCGCGTTCCTCGGGATCGGCGAGCACGTGCAGCGAGATCCGGCCGGCCAGCACCCCGTCCTCCACATCGTGCACCGAGTAGGCGACGTCGTCGGACCAGTCCATGATCTGCGCCTCGAGGCACGGGCGGCGCCGGGGAGCGCCGTCCCGGATCCAGGTGAGCACCTCCGCATCGTCGGGATAGGCGCCGAACTTGGTCTCTCCCGCCGCCCGTGGCCAGGGGTACTTGGTGGCCGCGTCCAGGCAGGCCCTGGTCAGGTTCAGCCCGACCGCGACACCGTCCGCGGTCAGCACCTTCGGCTCCAACCTGGTGAGAATGCGCAGGGTCTGCGCGTTGCCCTCGAACCCCCCGCACACCCGAGCCGCCTCGGCCAGCGCCCGCTCGCCGTTGTGCCCGAACGGCGGGTGGCCGATGTCGTGCGCGAGGCCCGCGGTGTCCACCAGGTCCGGATCGGCGCCCAGTTCCTCGGCGATGCCCCTGCCGATCTGGGCGACCTCGAGCGAATGGGTCAGCCGGGTACGTGGCACGCCGCTGACCTCCGCACCCTCCCCCGGCCCGACCACCTGGGTCTTCCCGGCCAGCCTGCGCAGCGCGGCCGAGTGCAGCACCCGCGCCCGGTCCCTGGCGAACGGGCCACGCTCGTCGGCACGCGCGCCCGCCAGCACCGCGCCCTTGGGTGCTTCGGCGCTGCGGCGCTCCCGATCGTGCCGGCCGTAGTGGTTCATCGACCGCAAGAATATGCGGCGGCACCGACAGGAGCAGCCCTCAGCCGAGGCCGGCGCCGCCGATGTCCTCCGCGGGCATCTTGGACAGCCGGTAGTACAGCAGCGCCGCGGTCTCGCGGAAGATGTACTTCGCCTGGGTCTCCCTGGTCTGCACCACCGGGCCGCTGTGGGTCGGTGAGGTCCACGCGTCGAGGCCCGAGTCGATGGCCATCGTCCTGGCCCGCAGCGAGTGCCATGGGTCGCTGACGATCACGGCCGTACGCCAGCCACGCTCGTGCACCCGGGCGCTGACCGCACGCAGGGTTCCCAGGGTGTCGCTGCCCGTGCCGACCGGCATGGTCGCCTCGCCTGGCACGCCCTGCTTGACCAGCCAGGCCGCACCGGCCTCGGCCTCGGTGTAGTTGTCGCCGGCCCGGCTCCCGCCGGAGGTCACCACCGTGTCGGCGACCCCCCGCTCGTACAGGTCCTTGGCGTGCGCGAGTCTGGCCTCGAAGATCTCCGAGGGGCGGCCGTTGTACTGCGCGGCCCCGAGCACCACGATCACGTCCGCCCGGGCACGGTCGTCCTCGCGCGCGTCCTGCCACACCCGCAGCGCCGTACCGCCGACCACCAGCACGGCGATCAGCACCGTGCCGAGCACGGCGCGGCGTGCCCAGCGTGCGGGCCCAGGGGTCTTCACGCCACCAGTCACAAGGTCATCTTCCCGGAACAGGCCGCCAGCAGCCCGTCAGCAGCCGAGGAGGCGGGGGGCCAGGTAGGCCTCGAGCTTGTCGATGGCCACGCGCTCCTGGTCCATGGTGTCGCGCTCGCGCACGGTCACCGCGTGGTCCTCGAGGGAGTCGAAGTCGACGGTGACGCAGAACGGCGTGCCGATCTCCTCGTGCCGCCGGTACCGCTTGCCGATCGAGCCCGCGTCGTCGAAGTCGACGTTCCAGTTGCGGCGCAACATGGTCGCGATGTCGCGGGCCTTCGGGGTGAGGTCGGCGTTGCGGGAGAGCGGCAGCACCGCGAGCTTGTACGGGGCCAACCGCGGATCCAGCTTCAGCACGGACCGCTTGTCCACGCCGCCCTTGGCGTTCGGCACCTCGTCCTCGGTGTAGGCATCCACCAGGAAGGCCATCATCGACCGGCCGACGCCGGCAGCCGGCTCGATCACGAACGGCCGGTAGCGCTCACCCGAGGCCTGGTCGAAGTAGGACAGGTCGACCCCGGAGTGGTTGGAGTGCGTGGTGAGGTCGAAGTCGGTCCGGTTGGCGATGCCCTCGAGCTCGCCCCACTCCTGACCGGAGGAGAAGCCGAACCGGTACTCGATGTCCACCGTGCGCTTCGCGTAGTGCGAGAGCTTCTCCTTGGGATGCTCGTAATGCCGCAGGTTCTCGGGGTTGATCCCGAGGTCGGTGTACCACTGGGTGCGGTTCTCGAGCCAGTACTGGTGCCAGGACTCGTCGTCGCCGGGCTCGACGAAGAACTCCATCTCCATCTGCTCGAACTCGCGGGTACGGAAGATGAAGTTGCCGGGCGTGATTTCGTTGCGGAAGGACTTGCCGATCTGGCCGATGCCGAACGGCGGCTTCTTGCGCGAGGTGGTCTGCACGTTCAGGAAGTTCACGAAGATGCCCTGCGCGGTCTCCGGGCGCAGGTAGTGCAGGCCCTCCTCGGTCTCCACCGGGCCGAGGTGCGTCTTGAGCATCATGTTGAACTCGCGCGGCTCGGTGTACTCGCCGCGGTTGCCACAGTTCGGGCACGGCACATCGGAGAGGTCGTCCTCCCCGGTCTCCTTGCCGGTGCGCTCCGCGTAGTCCTCGGCGAGCTGGTCCGCCCGGAACCGGCGGTGGCAGGAAAGGCATTCCACCAGCGGGTCGTGGAAGGCGTTCACATGGCCGGAGGCCACCCACACCGGGCGGGGCAGGATCACCGAGGAGTCGATGCCGACGACGTCTTCCCTGCCCTGCACCACGGCCTTCCACCACTGGCGCTTGATGTTGTCCTTCAACTCGACGCCGAGCGGCCCGTAGTCCCACGCCGAGCGGGTACCGCCGTAGATCTCCCCGCACGGAAAGACGAAGCCACGGCGCTTGCACAGGCTGACAACGGACTCAATGGTGTTGGCGGGCACCCACGCTCTCCAGACATGCGGGAACGGCTGTTCATGACTAGACACGTCAGAGTATCCGGCCGTCCCGAACCCCGTGCGAGGGGATTACTACTCGCGGCCACCGATAGTTACGGGCTGCTCACCAACTCGGCGGTGACGATGCGGTTGTCCCGGTATCCGTCGGTGCCGCCGAGGTAGTCGCCACCGCAGGTGACCAGCACCAGCCGGTGTGGGCCGTCCTGACCGAACAACCGCTCGGCGTGCTCGGGCAGCTCGTCCTTGTGCAGGGTGAGCACCTCGGTGATCCGGTAGACCCACCGGCCACCGCGGGTGTCCATCACGCTGACCCGCTGGCCGGGCCGATCCCGCCACAGCTCCTCGAACGGACCCTGCTGCCGGTTCCAGTTGACGTGCCCGGACAGCAGCGCCGCCCCCTGCTCGGCGCCGAGCTTCGCGCCCCACCAGGTGGCCTCGTCCAGGTTGTCCGGGATCGGCAACACGCCGTCGTGGGTCAGCTCCCGCCGGACCAGCTTCGCGGTGCCGCCCTCCGGCAGCCGCACCGTGCCCGGCCGCTGGGTGGGCTCGCCGTCCGGGGTGGACGCGGCCGCGGGCAGCTGGACCGGCGCGGCGCCGGCGGACCGCTCCGGGTCACCGGAGTCGCGGCCGTGCACCAGTACCAGCACGCCGGCGCCCACCGCCAGGACGGCGAGCACGCCGAGCACGGTGGCCAGCACCCGGCGCCGGCGGGACGACCCGCCGGCGCCTTCGGGCGTGGGCTCGTCCATCGATCTACTCGGTGCGCTCCGGCGCCGCGAGGTTCCTCCGCCGGCCGCGACGCAACGTGAACAGCGCGCCCGCGCCCAGCACCAGACCGCCGCCGATCAGCACGAAGCCGGCCGGGAAGCCGCCGGGGTCCGCGGGAACGTCCACGGGGTAGGAGGACGAGGAGACCCCGGCCGGGATCTTCACCGGCACGCTCGGCTGCGGGTTCTGCCCGCCACCACCGGGCTCGGCGGGAGTGAAGCCCCGCGGCAGCGAGCAGCTCAGACCGCCCAGCACCAGCGTGGTGACCACGGTTCCCACCGGCTCGATCTCGGGCCCGCCGGGCTCGGTATCCCGCTGCTCGCGCGAGGATCCCCGGTCGGCCCGCTGCTCGCCGTCGGCGGCATCCCCAGCGGTTTCCCCGGTTGCTTCCTGGGTGGCCTTCCCGGTCGCCTGCGCCTGCCGGTTCTGGTCGCCGGCCTCCTCCGACTGGTCGGGCTGGCCCGCCTCCTTTTCCTTGCGCAGGTGACTGGTGATGGTAACCCGCCACCCGGCGACCCCGGTGATCTCGCTGTCCCGCCACTCGTCCTGGCGCAGCAACTGGTCGAAGGCGGTCAGCCGGCTGACCGACACGTCGGAGGTGGTCAGGGCACGGTCGTAGCGGACGGGCACCGTCGTGGTCCTGTCCCCGTCCTCGACCTCGCTCGGATCCTTGGACGGACCGAACGCCAGCCCCCGGACCTCCAGCGGCTGGTCGCCATCGGGCAGGTCGCGTTCGACCAGGCCGCCGTCCTTGTCCAGCACCCACAACTTCTCGGCGGTGGTCTCGCTGGTGATGTCCTCCGGGCTCGCGCACTCGAGTGCGTTGCGCACCCCCTGGAAGGCAAGCACCGTCTTGTCCTGCCCGCTCCCCGGCTGCTCGAGATCCTGCAGGGCGTAGTTGGCCTCGGCCGCGGCCACGGGCACGGTGGTGTCCTTCAGGGCTGCGGTCACCTTGTGTTCCCGGCTCGGCACGCCCTCGGGGAACAGGTCACCCTCGGGCTCGAAGGTCCCGAAGCTCAGCCGGTAGTGTCGGCCGGCCGTTTCGCGGTCCTTCGGCGATCGTGGCACCGTGGAGTTGTCCTGGGCCAGCGCGGAAACTCCGGTGCGCAGCGGCGACCGCTGGGTCTCGGTCACCAGGGTGAAGAGCTTTCCGCCGATCTGGTCGTGCACCTGCATGGAGGCAGCGTTGGCGAAGGACACCGGCCCGGTGTCCTCGTTCACCCCGGATGAGCCCTGCGCGGCGGCGGTTCCTGATCCGGCCGTGAGCGCGAGCGCCGCCGTGCCCGCAGCCAGCTTCGTCCCGAAACGAGTCATGTCTCCTCAGCCTCTGTCGCCGGTTCGGAAGCCGCCGGGTCTCGGCCGCTTCCTGGTGGTGACACGTGCAGAACGTGACAGCCGTTCACCTTGTCCCACGACCGGGTCGTCCTTGCCGTAGATTCCCCCAACGTCACTCGAATGGAGCAACGCTCGGCCGCCGCCCTGTGACGGCCGCACTCACTCGCGGGACAACACTAGGATGGATGGTGACTTCCCGACAACGGATAGCATTTTCTATCCGGACCCCGAGGACGAAGGCTGGAGATCGAGATGCCGACGGTGAGCCCGGACGCCGCACCCCCTGGGTTGCCCGCGGATACCGAACAGCACGAGCACTCGCCCGCGCACACCCCGGCACCGCCGACCCCGCCGCAGCCTCCGGCCACGCTGGCCGCCGCCGGGGAGTTGCTGCGCGCGCTGGCCGCACCGGTGCGCATCGCCATCGTGCTCCAGCTACGCGACGGGCATCGCTGCGTGCACGAGCTGGTGGACGCGCTGGACACCGCACAACCGTTGATCAGCCAGCATCTCCGGGTACTCAAGGCCGCCGGGGTGGTACGGGGGGAACGGCGCGGGAGGGAAGTGGTCTACCGTCTGGTCGACGACCACCTCGCGCACATCGTGGTGGACGCCGTCGCACACGCAGAGGAGGGCGGGCATTCATGAACGGCCAGGCCACCCGGGGCCCCGCTCCCGTTCCCGGTCGCCGGGCCACCAAGCAGCGGGCCGCCGTGGTCGAGCTGCTGAACGAGATCGACGACTTCCGGTCCGCGCAGGAACTGCACGACGAGCTGCGCAAGCGCGGCGAGGGGATCGGCCTGACCACCGTCTACCGCACCCTGCAGTCCCTTTCCGAAGCGGGTGAGATCGACGTGCTGCGCACCGACGCGGGCGAGGCGATCTACCGTCGCTGCTCCTCACATCACCACCACCACCTCGTGTGCCGGCACTGCGGCTACACGGTGGAGATCGAGGGACCCGCCGTGGAACGCTGGGCGGACAAGGTCGCCGTGGGCAACGGTTTCTCCGACATCAGTCACACCGTCGAGATCGCGGGCACCTGCGCCGCCTGCCGCGCCCGGGCCTCCTGACTCTCAGTACTCGTAAGGGTCCTCCGGCGCCGGAACCTCGCGCACGGTGCGCACGGTGAGGTCCGGGGTGTAACCGTTCTCCGCGGTCGCCGTGTCGGGCACGGCCTGGCCGGTCACCTCGATCCAGGTGTCCGCGGCCGCCGCCACGGCCGTGGTGGCGGCCGGGCCGGTCAGCCGTACCGTGAGCGGGAAGGCGTCCGCCGCGCAGCAACTGATCCGCAGCCGCGCCAGCAGGGTGTCCCCGCCGTCGTGCACGACGAACCCGGACAGCGAGACGGTGCGGTCGTCCAGGGTGCCGCCGGAGTCCCAGCCGGCCCTGGTGACGAACTCCGAGACCGGCAACGGCACCACCTCGCCCGCGGGCAGCGGCGGGAAGGTCGCGGCGTCCCTGGCGGCCTCGCTCTGCGGAGCCCTGGCCGGGGTGCGGGTGACCGAGTCCGAGCCCAGCGCGGGCGGGGCGACCAGGAACACCGCGAGCACCGGCACCATCAGCAGCCAGGCCGAGCGCGCCGCGTGGTGGTGCTCGTGCCCACACGCCTGCGGTCCCGGTGTGCCGCGCGCGGCCAGCAGGTCCCGCGCCATCGCCAGCACACCGAGGGCCACCATCACCGCTCCCCCGCCGAGCACCCACACCTGCTGCGAAGGCTTGACGTAGCGCAGGTAGTCGCCGTTGATCGCGATCTTCAGCAGGGCACCGCCGAGCAGTACCAGCAGGATGTTCTGGGTTTCCCGCCTCATCGCACCCCTCCC from Amycolatopsis cihanbeyliensis includes these protein-coding regions:
- a CDS encoding Fur family transcriptional regulator encodes the protein MNGQATRGPAPVPGRRATKQRAAVVELLNEIDDFRSAQELHDELRKRGEGIGLTTVYRTLQSLSEAGEIDVLRTDAGEAIYRRCSSHHHHHLVCRHCGYTVEIEGPAVERWADKVAVGNGFSDISHTVEIAGTCAACRARAS
- a CDS encoding deoxyguanosinetriphosphate triphosphohydrolase; translated protein: MNHYGRHDRERRSAEAPKGAVLAGARADERGPFARDRARVLHSAALRRLAGKTQVVGPGEGAEVSGVPRTRLTHSLEVAQIGRGIAEELGADPDLVDTAGLAHDIGHPPFGHNGERALAEAARVCGGFEGNAQTLRILTRLEPKVLTADGVAVGLNLTRACLDAATKYPWPRAAGETKFGAYPDDAEVLTWIRDGAPRRRPCLEAQIMDWSDDVAYSVHDVEDGVLAGRISLHVLADPEERAAVAELAAKHFSAKPLSTLEDAALELLRLPVVSALAGPGYDSSLAAQVALKRLTSELVGRFASAAVTGTRQAHGEGPLCRYAADLRVPEQVEAEVALLKALALRYVMSDQRRLAMQYEQRRVLAELVDLLSRRAPESLDPAFHPAWHAAGDDPARLRVVVDQVAALTDAQAQAWHEWHTGRHGQS
- a CDS encoding YdcF family protein; translated protein: MTGGVKTPGPARWARRAVLGTVLIAVLVVGGTALRVWQDAREDDRARADVIVVLGAAQYNGRPSEIFEARLAHAKDLYERGVADTVVTSGGSRAGDNYTEAEAGAAWLVKQGVPGEATMPVGTGSDTLGTLRAVSARVHERGWRTAVIVSDPWHSLRARTMAIDSGLDAWTSPTHSGPVVQTRETQAKYIFRETAALLYYRLSKMPAEDIGGAGLG
- a CDS encoding ArsR/SmtB family transcription factor encodes the protein MPTVSPDAAPPGLPADTEQHEHSPAHTPAPPTPPQPPATLAAAGELLRALAAPVRIAIVLQLRDGHRCVHELVDALDTAQPLISQHLRVLKAAGVVRGERRGREVVYRLVDDHLAHIVVDAVAHAEEGGHS
- a CDS encoding TIGR03943 family putative permease subunit; translation: MRRETQNILLVLLGGALLKIAINGDYLRYVKPSQQVWVLGGGAVMVALGVLAMARDLLAARGTPGPQACGHEHHHAARSAWLLMVPVLAVFLVAPPALGSDSVTRTPARAPQSEAARDAATFPPLPAGEVVPLPVSEFVTRAGWDSGGTLDDRTVSLSGFVVHDGGDTLLARLRISCCAADAFPLTVRLTGPAATTAVAAAADTWIEVTGQAVPDTATAENGYTPDLTVRTVREVPAPEDPYEY
- a CDS encoding glycine--tRNA ligase, whose amino-acid sequence is MPANTIESVVSLCKRRGFVFPCGEIYGGTRSAWDYGPLGVELKDNIKRQWWKAVVQGREDVVGIDSSVILPRPVWVASGHVNAFHDPLVECLSCHRRFRADQLAEDYAERTGKETGEDDLSDVPCPNCGNRGEYTEPREFNMMLKTHLGPVETEEGLHYLRPETAQGIFVNFLNVQTTSRKKPPFGIGQIGKSFRNEITPGNFIFRTREFEQMEMEFFVEPGDDESWHQYWLENRTQWYTDLGINPENLRHYEHPKEKLSHYAKRTVDIEYRFGFSSGQEWGELEGIANRTDFDLTTHSNHSGVDLSYFDQASGERYRPFVIEPAAGVGRSMMAFLVDAYTEDEVPNAKGGVDKRSVLKLDPRLAPYKLAVLPLSRNADLTPKARDIATMLRRNWNVDFDDAGSIGKRYRRHEEIGTPFCVTVDFDSLEDHAVTVRERDTMDQERVAIDKLEAYLAPRLLGC
- a CDS encoding serpin family protein, which produces MADRASELAHLRFALTLHEVLATHGGDSCYSPYSTASALGLASRAARGETATELTGLLAGHGADLEAHAELLRRAAVLAAAGEEQEDKPVLAVSNTLWAWDQLPVKPEFLDELAGWPSGALKTAPFVADPEGARRMINADVAEATHQLIPELLEPGSVGEDTAAGIVNALYLRAAWTLPFPESETREEDFHTPDGTRGVPTMHHSDWLGYTAAGGWQVVTLPVAGGLQAAVLLPDRDLAEQEAELTATTLRELLDGQGRAMVNLALPRFRLDVRSAMTAALQALGVRTMFTARADLGGLTDDDRLKVSEVLHQAVLRIDEQGLEGAAATAVMMRLVSLPSGDPVTVRVDRPFLFLVRHPGTGALYFLARVVRP
- a CDS encoding class F sortase, whose amino-acid sequence is MDEPTPEGAGGSSRRRRVLATVLGVLAVLAVGAGVLVLVHGRDSGDPERSAGAAPVQLPAAASTPDGEPTQRPGTVRLPEGGTAKLVRRELTHDGVLPIPDNLDEATWWGAKLGAEQGAALLSGHVNWNRQQGPFEELWRDRPGQRVSVMDTRGGRWVYRITEVLTLHKDELPEHAERLFGQDGPHRLVLVTCGGDYLGGTDGYRDNRIVTAELVSSP